In the genome of Monodelphis domestica isolate mMonDom1 chromosome 2, mMonDom1.pri, whole genome shotgun sequence, one region contains:
- the RXRB gene encoding retinoic acid receptor RXR-beta isoform X2 has protein sequence MGSPGLPPPAPPGPYGPVSSPQINSTVSLPGGGSGPPEDVKPPMLGVRGLHCPPPPGGPGAGKRLCAICGDRSSGKHYGVYSCEGCKGFFKRTIRKDLTYSCRDNKDCTVDKRQRNRCQYCRYQKCLATGMKREAVQEERQRGKEKDGEGEGAGGAPEEMPVDRILEAELAVEQKSDQGVEGPGGAGGGGSSPNDPVTNICQAADKQLFTLVEWAKRIPHFSSLPLDDQVILLRAGWNELLIASFSHRSISVRDGILLATGLHVHRNSAHSAGVGAIFDRVLTELVSKMRDMRMDKTELGCLRAIILFNPDAKGLSNPGEVEILREKVYASLESYCKQKYPEQQGRFAKLLLRLPALRSIGLKCLEHLFFFKLIGDTPIDTFLMEMLEAPHQLA, from the exons ATGGGGTCACCTGGGCTTCCTCCCCCTGCACCTCCTGGACCCTATGGCCCTGTCAGCAGTCCCCAG ATTAACTCCACAGTGTCACTCCCTGGGGGAGGGTCCGGCCCCCCAGAAGATGTGAAGCCACCAATGTTGGGTGTTCGAGGCCTGCACTGTCCACCTCCTCCGGGAGGTCCAGGGGCTGGCAAACGTCTTTGTGCAATCTGTGGGGACAGGAGCTCAG GCAAACACTATGGGGTGTACAGCTGTGAAGGCTGTAAAGGCTTCTTTAAGCGCACCATCCGAAAGGACTTGACTTACTCATGTCGGGACAACAAGGACTGCACTGTGGACAAACGGCAAAGGAACCGATGTCAGTACTGCCGATACCAGAAATGCCTTGCTACTGGAATGAAGAGGGAGG cgGTACAGGAGGAGCGTCAAAGGGGCAAGGAGAAGGacggggaaggggagggggccGGGGGGGCCCCTGAGGAGATGCCTGTGGACAGGATCCTGGAGGCTGAACTCGCCGTGGAGCAGAAGAGTGACCAGGGCGTAGAAGGGCCCGGGGGGGCCGGGGGCGGCGGCAGTAGC CCAAATGACCCTGTGACCAACATCTGTCAGGCAGCAGACAAACAGCTGTTTACACTGGTTGAATGGGCAAAGAGGATCCCGCActtctcctctctgcctcttgaTGACCAGGTCATTCTGCTTCGAGCAG GCTGGAATGAGCTCCTCATCGCCTCCTTCTCCCATCGTTCCATCTCCGTCAGGGATGGCATCCTCCTTGCCACAGGGCTCCATGTCCATCGAAACTCTGCTCATTCAGCTGGTGTTGGAGCCATTTTTGACCG GGTTCTGACTGAACTAGTGTCCAAGATGCGTGATATGCGAATGGATAAGACAGAACTCGGCTGTTTAAGGGCTATTATCTTATTCAACCCAG ATGCCAAGGGCCTCTCCAACCCAGGGGAGGTAGAGATTCTGAGGGAAAAAGTCTATGCATCTTTGGAGTCATATTGTAAACAGAAATACCCTGAGCAGCAGGGACG GTTTGCAAAGCTGCTTCTTCGTCTCCCTGCCCTCCGCTCTATTGGCCTCAAGTGCTTGGAGCATCTGTTTTTCTTCAAGCTCATCGGGGACACACCCATTGACACCTTCCTCATGGAGATGCTGGAGGCACCACACCAGCTTGCCTAA
- the RXRB gene encoding retinoic acid receptor RXR-beta isoform X1, whose product MGDSGRDCRSPDSSSLSSSPQPPPRGGPPSSPPGPPLAPLPSAASSLLGTGGPPQLPLGSPFPVISSSMGSPGLPPPAPPGPYGPVSSPQINSTVSLPGGGSGPPEDVKPPMLGVRGLHCPPPPGGPGAGKRLCAICGDRSSGKHYGVYSCEGCKGFFKRTIRKDLTYSCRDNKDCTVDKRQRNRCQYCRYQKCLATGMKREAVQEERQRGKEKDGEGEGAGGAPEEMPVDRILEAELAVEQKSDQGVEGPGGAGGGGSSPNDPVTNICQAADKQLFTLVEWAKRIPHFSSLPLDDQVILLRAGWNELLIASFSHRSISVRDGILLATGLHVHRNSAHSAGVGAIFDRVLTELVSKMRDMRMDKTELGCLRAIILFNPDAKGLSNPGEVEILREKVYASLESYCKQKYPEQQGRFAKLLLRLPALRSIGLKCLEHLFFFKLIGDTPIDTFLMEMLEAPHQLA is encoded by the exons ATGGGCGACAGCGGGCGGG ACTGTAGAAGCCCAGACAGCTCCTCCCTGAGCTCATCCCCACAGCCGCCTCCCCGGGGGggccctccctcttctcctcctggGCCCCCCCTGGCTCCCCTACCCTCTGCAGCTTCATCTCTCCTAGGAACAGGGGGCCCACCCCAACTCCCACTTGGCTCCCCCTTCCCTGTCATCAGCTCCTCCATGGGGTCACCTGGGCTTCCTCCCCCTGCACCTCCTGGACCCTATGGCCCTGTCAGCAGTCCCCAG ATTAACTCCACAGTGTCACTCCCTGGGGGAGGGTCCGGCCCCCCAGAAGATGTGAAGCCACCAATGTTGGGTGTTCGAGGCCTGCACTGTCCACCTCCTCCGGGAGGTCCAGGGGCTGGCAAACGTCTTTGTGCAATCTGTGGGGACAGGAGCTCAG GCAAACACTATGGGGTGTACAGCTGTGAAGGCTGTAAAGGCTTCTTTAAGCGCACCATCCGAAAGGACTTGACTTACTCATGTCGGGACAACAAGGACTGCACTGTGGACAAACGGCAAAGGAACCGATGTCAGTACTGCCGATACCAGAAATGCCTTGCTACTGGAATGAAGAGGGAGG cgGTACAGGAGGAGCGTCAAAGGGGCAAGGAGAAGGacggggaaggggagggggccGGGGGGGCCCCTGAGGAGATGCCTGTGGACAGGATCCTGGAGGCTGAACTCGCCGTGGAGCAGAAGAGTGACCAGGGCGTAGAAGGGCCCGGGGGGGCCGGGGGCGGCGGCAGTAGC CCAAATGACCCTGTGACCAACATCTGTCAGGCAGCAGACAAACAGCTGTTTACACTGGTTGAATGGGCAAAGAGGATCCCGCActtctcctctctgcctcttgaTGACCAGGTCATTCTGCTTCGAGCAG GCTGGAATGAGCTCCTCATCGCCTCCTTCTCCCATCGTTCCATCTCCGTCAGGGATGGCATCCTCCTTGCCACAGGGCTCCATGTCCATCGAAACTCTGCTCATTCAGCTGGTGTTGGAGCCATTTTTGACCG GGTTCTGACTGAACTAGTGTCCAAGATGCGTGATATGCGAATGGATAAGACAGAACTCGGCTGTTTAAGGGCTATTATCTTATTCAACCCAG ATGCCAAGGGCCTCTCCAACCCAGGGGAGGTAGAGATTCTGAGGGAAAAAGTCTATGCATCTTTGGAGTCATATTGTAAACAGAAATACCCTGAGCAGCAGGGACG GTTTGCAAAGCTGCTTCTTCGTCTCCCTGCCCTCCGCTCTATTGGCCTCAAGTGCTTGGAGCATCTGTTTTTCTTCAAGCTCATCGGGGACACACCCATTGACACCTTCCTCATGGAGATGCTGGAGGCACCACACCAGCTTGCCTAA
- the RXRB gene encoding retinoic acid receptor RXR-beta isoform X3 translates to MLGVRGLHCPPPPGGPGAGKRLCAICGDRSSGKHYGVYSCEGCKGFFKRTIRKDLTYSCRDNKDCTVDKRQRNRCQYCRYQKCLATGMKREAVQEERQRGKEKDGEGEGAGGAPEEMPVDRILEAELAVEQKSDQGVEGPGGAGGGGSSPNDPVTNICQAADKQLFTLVEWAKRIPHFSSLPLDDQVILLRAGWNELLIASFSHRSISVRDGILLATGLHVHRNSAHSAGVGAIFDRVLTELVSKMRDMRMDKTELGCLRAIILFNPDAKGLSNPGEVEILREKVYASLESYCKQKYPEQQGRFAKLLLRLPALRSIGLKCLEHLFFFKLIGDTPIDTFLMEMLEAPHQLA, encoded by the exons ATGTTGGGTGTTCGAGGCCTGCACTGTCCACCTCCTCCGGGAGGTCCAGGGGCTGGCAAACGTCTTTGTGCAATCTGTGGGGACAGGAGCTCAG GCAAACACTATGGGGTGTACAGCTGTGAAGGCTGTAAAGGCTTCTTTAAGCGCACCATCCGAAAGGACTTGACTTACTCATGTCGGGACAACAAGGACTGCACTGTGGACAAACGGCAAAGGAACCGATGTCAGTACTGCCGATACCAGAAATGCCTTGCTACTGGAATGAAGAGGGAGG cgGTACAGGAGGAGCGTCAAAGGGGCAAGGAGAAGGacggggaaggggagggggccGGGGGGGCCCCTGAGGAGATGCCTGTGGACAGGATCCTGGAGGCTGAACTCGCCGTGGAGCAGAAGAGTGACCAGGGCGTAGAAGGGCCCGGGGGGGCCGGGGGCGGCGGCAGTAGC CCAAATGACCCTGTGACCAACATCTGTCAGGCAGCAGACAAACAGCTGTTTACACTGGTTGAATGGGCAAAGAGGATCCCGCActtctcctctctgcctcttgaTGACCAGGTCATTCTGCTTCGAGCAG GCTGGAATGAGCTCCTCATCGCCTCCTTCTCCCATCGTTCCATCTCCGTCAGGGATGGCATCCTCCTTGCCACAGGGCTCCATGTCCATCGAAACTCTGCTCATTCAGCTGGTGTTGGAGCCATTTTTGACCG GGTTCTGACTGAACTAGTGTCCAAGATGCGTGATATGCGAATGGATAAGACAGAACTCGGCTGTTTAAGGGCTATTATCTTATTCAACCCAG ATGCCAAGGGCCTCTCCAACCCAGGGGAGGTAGAGATTCTGAGGGAAAAAGTCTATGCATCTTTGGAGTCATATTGTAAACAGAAATACCCTGAGCAGCAGGGACG GTTTGCAAAGCTGCTTCTTCGTCTCCCTGCCCTCCGCTCTATTGGCCTCAAGTGCTTGGAGCATCTGTTTTTCTTCAAGCTCATCGGGGACACACCCATTGACACCTTCCTCATGGAGATGCTGGAGGCACCACACCAGCTTGCCTAA
- the SLC39A7 gene encoding zinc transporter SLC39A7 has product MARGAPGARCWAAVGLVTWVALELLVSGLGEHADLHEDMHEDFHHHGHGHSHKDFHHHDHGHSHEDFHHHGHGHLHEDFHHHGHGHSHEDFQHHGHEHFHDDFHHGHSHAPGHHGHTHESFYHDPDPLPKRHSHEGNGHSHRGHTHDHGQNPRGIGDSEILGSGQDLDTVSLWAYALGATVLISAAPFFILFLVPVESNSPQHRSLLQILLSFASGGLLGDAFLHLIPHALEPHSHHGDVDHQLEERPGHGHSHNHQGPILSVGLWVLGGIVAFLVVEKFVTHVKGGHGHGHGHGHDHGQHESSKVKQSSDEEEKEKEIGGARRRRGAGREPNDGPVKQLKSEEEKGGSDLRVSGYLNLAADLAHNFTDGLAIGASFRGGRGLGILTTLTVLLHEVPHEVGDFAILVQSGCSKRQAMRLQLLTALGALAGTTCALLAEGGSQGNGAAGSSGPGWVLPFTAGGFIYVATVSVLPELLREASPLQSLLEVLGLLGGVAMMVLIAYLE; this is encoded by the exons ATGGCCCGAGGAGCCCCAGGGGCCAGATGCTGGGCAGCTGTGGGGTTGGTGACTTGGGTTGCCCTCGAGCTGCTGGTGTCTGGACTTGGGGAACACGCAGACCTGCATGAAGATATGCATGAAGATTTCCACCATCATGGCCATGGGCACTCACACAAAGATTTCCACCATCATGATCATGGACACTCACATGAAGATTTCCACCATCATGGTCATGGACATTTGCACGAAGATTTCCACCATCATGGCCATGGGCACTCACATGAAGATTTCCAGCATCATGGCCATGAACATTTTCATGATGATTTCCATCATGGTCACAGCCATGCACCAGGACACCATGGCCACACTCATGAGAGCTTTTATCATGATCCTGATCCCTTGCCCAAAAGGCATTCACATGAAGGAAATGGACACAGCCACAGAGGTCACACTCATGATCATGGACAAAACCCTAGAGGCATTGGGGATTCTGAGATTCTAGGCAGTGGGCAGGACTTGGACACTGTCAGTCTCTGGGCTTAT GCTCTGGGGGCAACGGTGCTGATCTCAGCCGCTCCATTTTTCATCCTCTTCCTTGTGCCTGTGGAATCCAATTCCCCCCAACACCGATCACTCCTGCAAATCCTGCTCAGTTTTGCCTCAGGGGGACTTCTGGGAGATGCCTTCCTTCATCTTATACCTCATGCCCTGG AACCTCATTCTCATCATGGAGATGTGGACCATCAACTTGAGGAAAGGCCAGGACACGGACACTCCCATAACC ACCAGGGCCCCATTCTCTCTGTTGGGCTCTGGGTTCTTGGTGGAATTGTTGCCTTTCTTGTGGTGGAGAAGTTTGTGACCCACGTGAAGGGAGGACATGGACATGGGCACGGACACGGACATGATCATGGACAACATG aaTCCTCCAAGGTAAAACAGAGCtcagatgaggaagaaaaggagaaagagattgGAGGGGCAAGGCGGAGGCGAGGAGCAGGCAGAGAACCCAATGATGGTCCAGTGAAACAGCTTAAATCTGAAGAGGAGAAAGGGGGCTCAG ACTTACGTGTGTCTGGATACCTGAACCTAGCTGCTGACCTGGCTCACAACTTCACGGATGGTCTAGCAATTGGGGCCTCTTTCCGAGGGGGCCGGGGACTAGGGATCCTGACCACACTTACAGTCCTGCTGCATGAGGTGCCCCATGAAGTTGGGGATTTTGCCATCCTTGTCCAGTCTGGCTGCAGCAAGAGACAG GCGATGCGTCTTCAACTGCTGACTGCACTGGGGGCCTTGGCAGGCACAACCTGTGCACTCTTGGCTGAAGGAGGGTCCCAGGGAAATGGTGCTGCTGGTAGCAGTGGCCCAGGATGGGTCCTCCCATTTACAGCTGGTGGCTTCATCTATGTAGCAACAGTGTCTGTATTGCCTGAGCTATTGAGGGAGGCTTCTCCCCTGCAGTCCTTGCTGGAGGTTCTAGGGCTGTTGGGTGGAGTTGCTATGATGGTACTGATTGCCTACCTCGAATGA
- the HSD17B8 gene encoding (3R)-3-hydroxyacyl-CoA dehydrogenase isoform X5: MAAQLRLRSALALVTGAGSGIGRAISLRLAKEGALVAASDRNGAAAEETIRLLEGMGGETGTGPGCHAAFQADVAEAGAAQGLIEQIQAYFSRPPSVVVSCAGITRDEFLLRMPEDYWNEVIAINLKGTFLITQAAARALVSSGFGGSIINISSIVGKVGNLGQVNYAASKAGVDGMTRSVARELGRHGIRCNSILPGFIKTPMTEKVPQKVLDQMWQMWWHS, from the exons ATGGCCGCCCAGCTTCGGCTCCGTTCCGCGCTCGCCTTGGTCACAG GTGCAGGCAGCGGAATCGGCCGGGCAATCAGCCTGCGCCTGGCCAAGGAAGGGGCCCTCGTGGCTGCTAGTGACCGGAATGGGGCAGCAGCAGAGGAGACAATACGactgctggaggggatggggggtGAGACTGGGACTGGCCCCGGGTGTCACGCTGCTTTCCAGGCTGATGTGGCCGAGGCCGGAGCAGCGCAGGGGCTGATAGAGCAAATCCAG GCCTACTTCTCCCGCCCACCGTCAGTGGTGGTCTCTTGTGCCGGGATCACTCGGGATGAGTTTTTGCTCCGTATGCCTGAGGATTACTGGAATGAAGTTATTGCCATCAACCTCAAG GGCACCTTTTTGATTACTCAGGCTGCAGCTAGAGCCTTGGTATCAAGTGGCTTTGGTGGCTCCATCATCAACATCAGCAGCATAGTAGGAAAG GTGGGGAACCTGGGGCAGGTGAACTATGCAGCATCCAAAGCTGGAGTGGATGGAATGACCCGGAGTGTGGCCCGAGAACTTGGAAG ACATGGAATCCGATGCAACTCCATCCTTCCAGGGTTCATCAAAACACCCATGACAGAAAAAGTACCACAGAAAGTATTGGATCAG ATGTGGCAGATGTGGTGGCATTCCTAG
- the HSD17B8 gene encoding (3R)-3-hydroxyacyl-CoA dehydrogenase isoform X2, which translates to MAAQLRLRSALALVTGAGSGIGRAISLRLAKEGALVAASDRNGAAAEETIRLLEGMGGETGTGPGCHAAFQADVAEAGAAQGLIEQIQAYFSRPPSVVVSCAGITRDEFLLRMPEDYWNEVIAINLKGTFLITQAAARALVSSGFGGSIINISSIVGKVNYAASKAGVDGMTRSVARELGRHGIRCNSILPGFIKTPMTEKVPQKVLDQITPLIPMGHMGAPEDVADVVAFLASDGSRYITGATLEVTGGLFM; encoded by the exons ATGGCCGCCCAGCTTCGGCTCCGTTCCGCGCTCGCCTTGGTCACAG GTGCAGGCAGCGGAATCGGCCGGGCAATCAGCCTGCGCCTGGCCAAGGAAGGGGCCCTCGTGGCTGCTAGTGACCGGAATGGGGCAGCAGCAGAGGAGACAATACGactgctggaggggatggggggtGAGACTGGGACTGGCCCCGGGTGTCACGCTGCTTTCCAGGCTGATGTGGCCGAGGCCGGAGCAGCGCAGGGGCTGATAGAGCAAATCCAG GCCTACTTCTCCCGCCCACCGTCAGTGGTGGTCTCTTGTGCCGGGATCACTCGGGATGAGTTTTTGCTCCGTATGCCTGAGGATTACTGGAATGAAGTTATTGCCATCAACCTCAAG GGCACCTTTTTGATTACTCAGGCTGCAGCTAGAGCCTTGGTATCAAGTGGCTTTGGTGGCTCCATCATCAACATCAGCAGCATAGTAGGAAAG GTGAACTATGCAGCATCCAAAGCTGGAGTGGATGGAATGACCCGGAGTGTGGCCCGAGAACTTGGAAG ACATGGAATCCGATGCAACTCCATCCTTCCAGGGTTCATCAAAACACCCATGACAGAAAAAGTACCACAGAAAGTATTGGATCAG ATAACTCCACTTATCCCGATGGGCCATATGGGGGCTCCTGAGG ATGTGGCAGATGTGGTGGCATTCCTAGCATCAGATGGCAGTAGATATATCACAGGGGCCACTCTGGAAGTCACTG
- the HSD17B8 gene encoding (3R)-3-hydroxyacyl-CoA dehydrogenase isoform X6, translated as MAAQLRLRSALALVTGAGSGIGRAISLRLAKEGALVAASDRNGAAAEETIRLLEGMGGETGTGPGCHAAFQADVAEAGAAQGLIEQIQGTFLITQAAARALVSSGFGGSIINISSIVGKVGNLGQVNYAASKAGVDGMTRSVARELGRHGIRCNSILPGFIKTPMTEKVPQKVLDQITPLIPMGHMGAPEDVADVVAFLASDGSRYITGATLEVTGGLFM; from the exons ATGGCCGCCCAGCTTCGGCTCCGTTCCGCGCTCGCCTTGGTCACAG GTGCAGGCAGCGGAATCGGCCGGGCAATCAGCCTGCGCCTGGCCAAGGAAGGGGCCCTCGTGGCTGCTAGTGACCGGAATGGGGCAGCAGCAGAGGAGACAATACGactgctggaggggatggggggtGAGACTGGGACTGGCCCCGGGTGTCACGCTGCTTTCCAGGCTGATGTGGCCGAGGCCGGAGCAGCGCAGGGGCTGATAGAGCAAATCCAG GGCACCTTTTTGATTACTCAGGCTGCAGCTAGAGCCTTGGTATCAAGTGGCTTTGGTGGCTCCATCATCAACATCAGCAGCATAGTAGGAAAG GTGGGGAACCTGGGGCAGGTGAACTATGCAGCATCCAAAGCTGGAGTGGATGGAATGACCCGGAGTGTGGCCCGAGAACTTGGAAG ACATGGAATCCGATGCAACTCCATCCTTCCAGGGTTCATCAAAACACCCATGACAGAAAAAGTACCACAGAAAGTATTGGATCAG ATAACTCCACTTATCCCGATGGGCCATATGGGGGCTCCTGAGG ATGTGGCAGATGTGGTGGCATTCCTAGCATCAGATGGCAGTAGATATATCACAGGGGCCACTCTGGAAGTCACTG
- the HSD17B8 gene encoding (3R)-3-hydroxyacyl-CoA dehydrogenase isoform X1 yields the protein MAAQLRLRSALALVTGAGSGIGRAISLRLAKEGALVAASDRNGAAAEETIRLLEGMGGETGTGPGCHAAFQADVAEAGAAQGLIEQIQAYFSRPPSVVVSCAGITRDEFLLRMPEDYWNEVIAINLKGTFLITQAAARALVSSGFGGSIINISSIVGKVGNLGQVNYAASKAGVDGMTRSVARELGRHGIRCNSILPGFIKTPMTEKVPQKVLDQITPLIPMGHMGAPEDVADVVAFLASDGSRYITGATLEVTGGLFM from the exons ATGGCCGCCCAGCTTCGGCTCCGTTCCGCGCTCGCCTTGGTCACAG GTGCAGGCAGCGGAATCGGCCGGGCAATCAGCCTGCGCCTGGCCAAGGAAGGGGCCCTCGTGGCTGCTAGTGACCGGAATGGGGCAGCAGCAGAGGAGACAATACGactgctggaggggatggggggtGAGACTGGGACTGGCCCCGGGTGTCACGCTGCTTTCCAGGCTGATGTGGCCGAGGCCGGAGCAGCGCAGGGGCTGATAGAGCAAATCCAG GCCTACTTCTCCCGCCCACCGTCAGTGGTGGTCTCTTGTGCCGGGATCACTCGGGATGAGTTTTTGCTCCGTATGCCTGAGGATTACTGGAATGAAGTTATTGCCATCAACCTCAAG GGCACCTTTTTGATTACTCAGGCTGCAGCTAGAGCCTTGGTATCAAGTGGCTTTGGTGGCTCCATCATCAACATCAGCAGCATAGTAGGAAAG GTGGGGAACCTGGGGCAGGTGAACTATGCAGCATCCAAAGCTGGAGTGGATGGAATGACCCGGAGTGTGGCCCGAGAACTTGGAAG ACATGGAATCCGATGCAACTCCATCCTTCCAGGGTTCATCAAAACACCCATGACAGAAAAAGTACCACAGAAAGTATTGGATCAG ATAACTCCACTTATCCCGATGGGCCATATGGGGGCTCCTGAGG ATGTGGCAGATGTGGTGGCATTCCTAGCATCAGATGGCAGTAGATATATCACAGGGGCCACTCTGGAAGTCACTG
- the HSD17B8 gene encoding (3R)-3-hydroxyacyl-CoA dehydrogenase isoform X4 has protein sequence MAAQLRLRSALALVTGAGSGIGRAISLRLAKEGALVAASDRNGAAAEETIRLLEGMGGETGTGPGCHAAFQADVAEAGAAQGLIEQIQAYFSRPPSVVVSCAGITRDEFLLRMPEDYWNEVIAINLKGTFLITQAAARALVSSGFGGSIINISSIVGKVGNLGQVNYAASKAGVDGMTRSVARELGRHGIRCNSILPGFIKTPMTEKVPQKVLDQITPLIPMGHMGAPEGGLFM, from the exons ATGGCCGCCCAGCTTCGGCTCCGTTCCGCGCTCGCCTTGGTCACAG GTGCAGGCAGCGGAATCGGCCGGGCAATCAGCCTGCGCCTGGCCAAGGAAGGGGCCCTCGTGGCTGCTAGTGACCGGAATGGGGCAGCAGCAGAGGAGACAATACGactgctggaggggatggggggtGAGACTGGGACTGGCCCCGGGTGTCACGCTGCTTTCCAGGCTGATGTGGCCGAGGCCGGAGCAGCGCAGGGGCTGATAGAGCAAATCCAG GCCTACTTCTCCCGCCCACCGTCAGTGGTGGTCTCTTGTGCCGGGATCACTCGGGATGAGTTTTTGCTCCGTATGCCTGAGGATTACTGGAATGAAGTTATTGCCATCAACCTCAAG GGCACCTTTTTGATTACTCAGGCTGCAGCTAGAGCCTTGGTATCAAGTGGCTTTGGTGGCTCCATCATCAACATCAGCAGCATAGTAGGAAAG GTGGGGAACCTGGGGCAGGTGAACTATGCAGCATCCAAAGCTGGAGTGGATGGAATGACCCGGAGTGTGGCCCGAGAACTTGGAAG ACATGGAATCCGATGCAACTCCATCCTTCCAGGGTTCATCAAAACACCCATGACAGAAAAAGTACCACAGAAAGTATTGGATCAG ATAACTCCACTTATCCCGATGGGCCATATGGGGGCTCCTGAGG
- the HSD17B8 gene encoding (3R)-3-hydroxyacyl-CoA dehydrogenase isoform X7, producing MAAQLRLRSALALVTGAGSGIGRAISLRLAKEGALVAASDRNGAAAEETIRLLEGMGGETGTGPGCHAAFQADVAEAGAAQGLIEQIQGTFLITQAAARALVSSGFGGSIINISSIVGKVNYAASKAGVDGMTRSVARELGRHGIRCNSILPGFIKTPMTEKVPQKVLDQITPLIPMGHMGAPEDVADVVAFLASDGSRYITGATLEVTGGLFM from the exons ATGGCCGCCCAGCTTCGGCTCCGTTCCGCGCTCGCCTTGGTCACAG GTGCAGGCAGCGGAATCGGCCGGGCAATCAGCCTGCGCCTGGCCAAGGAAGGGGCCCTCGTGGCTGCTAGTGACCGGAATGGGGCAGCAGCAGAGGAGACAATACGactgctggaggggatggggggtGAGACTGGGACTGGCCCCGGGTGTCACGCTGCTTTCCAGGCTGATGTGGCCGAGGCCGGAGCAGCGCAGGGGCTGATAGAGCAAATCCAG GGCACCTTTTTGATTACTCAGGCTGCAGCTAGAGCCTTGGTATCAAGTGGCTTTGGTGGCTCCATCATCAACATCAGCAGCATAGTAGGAAAG GTGAACTATGCAGCATCCAAAGCTGGAGTGGATGGAATGACCCGGAGTGTGGCCCGAGAACTTGGAAG ACATGGAATCCGATGCAACTCCATCCTTCCAGGGTTCATCAAAACACCCATGACAGAAAAAGTACCACAGAAAGTATTGGATCAG ATAACTCCACTTATCCCGATGGGCCATATGGGGGCTCCTGAGG ATGTGGCAGATGTGGTGGCATTCCTAGCATCAGATGGCAGTAGATATATCACAGGGGCCACTCTGGAAGTCACTG